gtattttctaaatcaaattattttaatataatagaaatacATACACTTCATGAGAGATAATGCCTCTTGATATGCACAGCCTCTAATTTCACAATTATAATTGTGCAAAATAAGTAACCAGGTCAAGCCATAGCTGAACATATAGCACCATGACAAAATACAGCTCCACAACGAAAAGAAAAGGCCACAGTGCTATCTCACCACATAACGCTATCCTATTTGCACTTCCTGGTAGCTTGACATAACCCAAGGATAGAAAGTTACGCCTTAACTTGTTGCGATTTGATAGCCATTGCACTCCTCCAGGTTAAAATAGTTCTATTGACCTGTAAactgtatttttcattttatatatggtTGATTGATGGTGGCCAGCAACACCTCCATCCGCTTTAGAACTGAGTCTACCCTTCATTTTGATTGGATTGGCGTCTAATAATCCAAAGAGCTAAGAAATGTACAACAAACATCTATGAAATTCAAAACAGCACGTTCCTTTCATTCAACTGTTTCAAAAGTTGCATATATAGACAGCAGGCATAAAACTCTAAAACCTAGCTACGAATAGGTTCAGAGCCCTCTTGAGAACTATATAGGCCTATCTTCACAACCTGGTCATATGTTGCCCATATGTTGGAAATCAGGGGGACTGATTCCTGCAGACACCAAAATATGAACATATTAAacttaatttgttaaattaatcataaattaacatAGAGAGTGAACTCCGTAGATGCAAGAGGACCTATTACCTAAAACAAATGAATCAGAATATACTACTCTACAAAATCGTTGAATCAAGGCAATGCATATCATTATATCTAAGTTACCCAACCACAACATTTTTCTGGCTCTTCTCTCAACCACTGATATAACTAGATTTCAAGTGTCCATCATCAAGCTTCAGCttcaggttttttttttttaattttttttttttttacattacatAGCCTACGTATTTTATGTCTTAAACATTGCTATGTAACATATGGTAATTTGGTTCACTCCAAGTCTAGTAACTAAGTACATACAAAAGGATGTTTAGTATAAAGGACCACAGGCTCACAGTCTTTCAACAAAAGGATCAGCAATCTCCATGGTTTTTTCAATATGTAATTTAAAGAGCTTAACATGCTTCATGTTGCTAATCATAGCATTGAACACGTTGATAGGGTAACGAGAAGACTTTGgctataaactaaaattatgtaaattaatCATTTATGTTCAACTTTCCTTAACCATTTCATCACCATGAAAAAATTACCATATTTTCGGCTTTAGATACACTACAACTATTTTACCAGACAATTTTAGATGAAATGAAGAATATGAATAGTCATATGGACATGAAACTTGCAAAAGGAGTTACAGTTAAAGTTAGCCGAGTGTTGACTAGCCTGTCTGAGTTTAAATGGGCTTCTGTCCAACCAGGTTCATATGCTTCAAGAAAACCCAGCTTAGCCTTGTTAGGTAAATCATGGGGATGAACAAAAGGAACACCAAGAGGCCACCCTATCTCCATTCGTATATTTGCACATGGGCTGTCTACGCTGTGAATGTGACTTTCACACTCCTTGAGATTACAGAACCGAAGCTTGATGCCTTTCTTATCTGCAATATCCTGGACCCTTTCTTTCAAAACTCTCTGCGCCTCAAGCCTTAATCTCTTGGAAGGTGGCAAAGGCTTGCTTTTGGGAGTTTGCTTCCTTCTCCTCATCAAAGTCTTCATAGATCCTGTACCAGCATTTCATCGACCCAAGGACCTGCTGTTAAAAACTTTCCACTAAGGACTACTCTCAAAGTAGATTTAAACTATAACTCAATCTCAATACAGTCATACTCGTGAAACAAAAAATTCtcaagaaaaactaaataaggAAACAAAAGTTTAAACCTCAAACCATCAGGAAGCGGAAAAGGTACAGTTCTGCCAGAAAAATAATCTAAGTGCAAACTGTATGAATTCTTGACCTTTTCCTTACTAATAAGCAAATAAGCATTTTCTCAAAAGCTCAAAGTAGAATTGACACTGATTCAATCACAACAATACAGTCATACTcatgaaacagaaaaattcccatgaaaaagaaaaattctcaTGAAACACCAAATACTGAAATTTCTGTTTATGCTTCAAAGAATCAGGACGCCAAAAAGGTACACTTCTGCCAGATAAATAATCTAAGTGCAAACTTAATGAATTATGGACTTTTTCCTTATTCTTAAGCAAATAAGCATTATCCCAAAAGCAAATGAACATGTTACCAGCTTGTCACCTAACTTGTGCCGGGGGCTGATACACAACAAAAAATAGTAATGTCATATTTGAGAGGCTTGGTCATACTATAtgatataaagaaaatgaagttgTACCTTGTTagtttcattttcctattttctcTCAAAGAGTAATATTCCTAAGAATCAGGTAATATTGGGATTTTCAATTAAAGGAAAATTAAGGAAACCAACATGCACTCGCGTGGTGTGTAAAATACCTACATTCTTCACATAAGAGGATAAATGTTCTGCACATTCTTCTAGCAGACAAATAATTTGCTGTGACATTCATTCCACCCCCCAGGGAAAAAGAAAGCTTTAAAATTCATTCTAGTTCCTTGAATGATTAGGAGAGAACAGAATATAATGTGTTTCCTCACAATCTCAGTTGATaatagaaaaaggaatggtAACTTTTCTCCAAATTATTACCAGAACTCTACAGATATCACTAATTAACACAGGAATTATCCAAAATTAAGCATGTTCctaaatgaagttttgaaaagTACATGACATACCATCATGAGTTGGTTGGAAATTGAAGCACTGGAAACTAGGCCGGTTAAAGAGATGATCTATTGGATGAGATCTTTGCATAAAATCATCCACTGGGACAGGAAGCTGGAACTGAGCTTCAATTCCAAAACCTGCCGCTCGCATTTCAGAACAGTCCAAGCTGGTCATTGATTTAGGCAAAAGCTTGAAGGCTAAAGAACATCGTCCATACATATTAGCCTCCATATTAATCTCGGTTTTGTGCAATGCAGGGTTTACATATCCTGCAGTTGCTTGATAAAGAGCAAGCCCTGGATAAACAACAGCTTCTTGAGGTCCCAGATCTCCATCCACAAGAATCCACCGGCCTTGAAAGTCTCTTACATGTAGACCTGCCCTGTCAGACTTGACAAGTGATAGCAAGCTTTTATCAACCTGGTGATCATGGTCAGGATACATAATCAATTGGCCATCCTCTTGAGTAGTTATATTATGATGCTGTGGCCCCTGGAATGATGGCCTTGCATGACAGCAAACAGACAAGACTGAAGATGAAATTTCCCTATTTCTCAGGGGAACATTATCTAGTATTTCTACAAATGGAGAGCTGCGCAAATTCAAATGGTAGCTAATTGCATCCAGGATATCCCTTGCTGCTTTTCCAAATAAGGCAAATATGTCTGCCAAACCTGCCGGGGGTAACTCAATGGAATTATTAGGTTCTGAAGGAGTCAATCCGGGTCTATAGTCATACGTTTCTTGCCACAAATGAGAATCTGCGTAATAACCAGATGTTTTGCACCACTCACGAGATTCACTATTATGGATTATATCTTCAGGTGGGTATGTTTCCCTTTGA
This DNA window, taken from Vigna radiata var. radiata cultivar VC1973A chromosome 5, Vradiata_ver6, whole genome shotgun sequence, encodes the following:
- the LOC106759739 gene encoding uncharacterized protein LOC106759739 isoform X1, yielding MAGSGLQSLGRVKLTDLVPSDGLPSDSYKISVSILSQSLAQFSAVIIQFPASEGALLRSGLESARLYFHQRETYPPEDIIHNSESREWCKTSGYYADSHLWQETYDYRPGLTPSEPNNSIELPPAGLADIFALFGKAARDILDAISYHLNLRSSPFVEILDNVPLRNREISSSVLSVCCHARPSFQGPQHHNITTQEDGQLIMYPDHDHQVDKSLLSLVKSDRAGLHVRDFQGRWILVDGDLGPQEAVVYPGLALYQATAGYVNPALHKTEINMEANMYGRCSLAFKLLPKSMTSLDCSEMRAAGFGIEAQFQLPVPVDDFMQRSHPIDHLFNRPSFQCFNFQPTHDGSMKTLMRRRKQTPKSKPLPPSKRLRLEAQRVLKERVQDIADKKGIKLRFCNLKECESHIHSVDSPCANIRMEIGWPLGVPFVHPHDLPNKAKLGFLEAYEPGWTEAHLNSDRLVNTRLTLTESVPLISNIWATYDQVVKIGLYSSQEGSEPIRS
- the LOC106759739 gene encoding uncharacterized protein LOC106759739 isoform X2, translating into MAGSGLQSLGRVKLTDLVPSDGLPSDSYKISVSILSQSLAQFSAVIIQFPASEGALLRSGLESARLYFHQRETYPPEDIIHNSESREWCKTSGYYADSHLWQETYDYRPGLTPSEPNNSIELPPAGLADIFALFGKAARDILDAISYHLNLRSSPFVEILDNVPLRNREISSSVLSVCCHARPSFQGPQHHNITTQEDGQLIMYPDHDHQVDKSLLSLVKSDRAGLHVRDFQGRWILVDGDLGPQEAVVYPGLALYQATAGYVNPALHKTEINMEANMYGRCSLAFKLLPKSMTSLDCSEMRAAGFGIEAQFQLPVPVDDFMQRSHPIDHLFNRPSFQCFNFQPTHDGSMKTLMRRRKQTPKSKPLPPSKRLRLEAQRVLKERVQDIADKKGIKLRFCNLKECESHIHSVDSPCANIRMEIGWPLGVPFVHPHDLPNKAKLGFLEAYEPGWTEAHLNSDRNQSP